The genomic window AGCAGTATAATTCATTGAAGTCGAAGCCACTTGTCCTAAAAGAGCGACGACTGGGACATGGTCCATTTGAGCATCGTAAAGTCCATTGATCAAATGTGTTGCGCCAGGCCCAGCAGAACCAAAGACAGCACCTACTTTCCCTGTTAATTTGGCATCAGCAGCCGCAGCTAACGCGCCGACTTCTTCATGACGTACTTGGATATAATCGATTTTTTCTTTTTCTTTGTACAACGCATCCATAATGGAATTGAACGAACCACCTGGAATCCCATAAATATGATCGATTCCCCAGCTTTCAAGCACTTTTACCATTGCAATACCGGCATTTATTGTTGACATTTTGACACACTCCTTAAAAAAACGAATTATATTTATTGTTTAAAGTATAAATCTTCCTTTTCAAAAGCCCAACTAAAGCGACTTTTCAGCTGTACGACTTGCAAGTAAATCATGAAACTGTGGTATAGTGAGGTCAAAAAGTGAGGAGGAAGCGTATGCTAAAAATCGGTATCATGAGTGGCGCGTCGATCGTGCCACGTTTTGTTGAGGGGATCAAAGAAAGTGGTGTGGCGCAAGCTGCAGCGATTGCTACACGTCGCTTAGAAAAGGCACAGCAGTTAGCAACAGAATTAGGGATTCCAAAGGCTTATGGCAGTTATGAAGCATTGCTTGCTGACAACGAGGTAGAATTGATTTATATTCCACTGATCAATCATCTTCATTTTTCCGCAGCGAAAGCCGCCATTCAAGCGAAGAAGCATGTGCTTTTAGAGAAACCTTTCACATTGCATTCAGAAGAGGCACAAGAACTCTATGCGCTGGCGCAACAACACGATGTTTTTCTTATGGAAGCACAAAAAGCAGTGTTTCTCCCAGCAATCGAAGACGTGAAAAAAACGATTGATTCAGGAAAAATCGGTCAAGTGCAATTAGTAGATATTCGTGATGCTCGCCCGGGGTCTGAAAAGATTCCTTGGTTCTGGGATATGGAAAAAGGGGGAGGCGTATTGATCTCTAATGCTTCCTACCCGTTAAGTGTCAGTCAATATTTCTTTGGAACAGGCTTTGATGGCTATAACGGTATATGTGTTGAACACGGCTCAGGTCAAACAGACGAGCAATGTATGATCAACTTGAAACAGAAAGATCTTTTGATCAGTTTATTTCTAACAACAAAAATGTCTTTTACTAGTACGTACTCAATCATTGGCGAAAAAGGGACGATCATTATTCCTAATTATTGGAAAACGGACCATTATACGATCCAAATGAACGATGGAGAAGTAGTGAAAAAAGATTTTCCGATGAATAGTGAATTCGTCTTTGAGATCCGTCATGTCGCCGATTTACTTTCCTCAGGCAAGAAGCAAGGGACAGTGGTAGATCCGAACATGACGATCACAAATGTTCAAGTCGTTGACGATCTTTACTACAAGTGGTTTGGGGATGCTTGGCGAAAGGGATCAT from Enterococcus sp. DIV1094 includes these protein-coding regions:
- a CDS encoding Gfo/Idh/MocA family protein, whose amino-acid sequence is MLKIGIMSGASIVPRFVEGIKESGVAQAAAIATRRLEKAQQLATELGIPKAYGSYEALLADNEVELIYIPLINHLHFSAAKAAIQAKKHVLLEKPFTLHSEEAQELYALAQQHDVFLMEAQKAVFLPAIEDVKKTIDSGKIGQVQLVDIRDARPGSEKIPWFWDMEKGGGVLISNASYPLSVSQYFFGTGFDGYNGICVEHGSGQTDEQCMINLKQKDLLISLFLTTKMSFTSTYSIIGEKGTIIIPNYWKTDHYTIQMNDGEVVKKDFPMNSEFVFEIRHVADLLSSGKKQGTVVDPNMTITNVQVVDDLYYKWFGDAWRKGSSDK